A genomic window from Planococcus rifietoensis includes:
- the serA gene encoding phosphoglycerate dehydrogenase, with amino-acid sequence MTFHVLISDPLSEEGVYPLRHADGINIVMETNLSEAELAERIDGFDALLVRSQTQVTRELIEKASNLKIIGRAGVGVDNIDLEAATEHGIIVVNAPDGNTNSAAEHTMAMLMGMARKIPQAYNSLKQGKWDRKAYVGVELKNKTLGVVGFGRIGQEVAARAKGQRMNIIAYDPFLTAEKAEKLGVDFGSVEDVLKAADFVTVHTPLLKETKHLINAEAFKVMKDGVQIINCARGGIIDESALYDAVKSGKVAGAALDVFEQEPMVDFRLLELPEIIATPHLGASTFEAQESVAVDVSQDVVSFVKYGTVRNSVNLPSVPKEIMKRIEPYFDLAERIGTFLTDLTGETADEVNVYYSGELANLEVGPLTRNMLKGMLKRHLGKHVNDVNAMYIANQKGIHVNEHKSTESRGFTNLITVEVKTQSGTRKASGTLLNGQGARIVKVDDYIVDFLPNGHLLFIRHNDRPGVIGRVGTLLGAEDINIATMQVGRSNAGGDAIMMLSIDKHADPEDLEELKKLEEIESVTAIDL; translated from the coding sequence ATGACATTTCATGTGTTGATCAGTGACCCTCTATCAGAAGAAGGCGTATATCCACTGCGCCACGCCGACGGAATCAACATTGTCATGGAGACGAATTTGTCTGAAGCTGAACTTGCCGAACGCATCGACGGGTTCGATGCATTGCTCGTCCGCAGCCAGACGCAAGTGACGCGAGAACTTATCGAAAAAGCATCCAATTTGAAAATTATCGGCCGCGCAGGCGTCGGGGTCGATAATATCGATTTGGAAGCGGCAACCGAGCACGGTATCATTGTCGTCAATGCACCGGACGGCAATACCAACTCGGCCGCCGAACATACGATGGCGATGCTCATGGGAATGGCACGCAAAATTCCACAAGCCTATAATTCCCTCAAGCAAGGCAAATGGGACCGCAAAGCCTATGTCGGCGTCGAATTGAAAAACAAAACGCTCGGCGTTGTCGGCTTCGGGCGGATTGGCCAAGAAGTGGCGGCGCGTGCTAAAGGCCAACGGATGAACATTATCGCCTACGATCCATTTTTGACTGCTGAAAAAGCGGAAAAACTCGGCGTCGATTTCGGTTCGGTGGAAGATGTCTTGAAAGCGGCTGACTTTGTCACAGTTCACACACCGCTACTCAAAGAAACCAAGCATTTGATCAATGCGGAAGCTTTTAAAGTGATGAAAGACGGCGTGCAGATCATCAACTGCGCACGCGGCGGCATCATCGACGAAAGTGCCTTGTATGATGCGGTGAAGTCCGGCAAAGTGGCAGGGGCTGCACTTGATGTCTTCGAACAAGAGCCGATGGTCGATTTCCGCTTGCTGGAATTGCCGGAGATCATCGCGACGCCTCACCTCGGGGCGAGCACATTCGAAGCGCAGGAAAGCGTCGCAGTCGATGTCAGCCAAGATGTTGTCAGCTTCGTCAAATACGGAACGGTCCGCAATTCGGTGAACTTGCCGTCTGTGCCGAAAGAAATCATGAAACGCATCGAGCCATATTTCGATTTGGCAGAACGCATCGGTACGTTCCTCACTGATTTGACAGGTGAAACGGCTGATGAAGTGAATGTCTATTATTCAGGCGAACTCGCTAACCTGGAAGTCGGCCCCTTGACGCGCAATATGCTCAAAGGGATGCTTAAACGCCATCTCGGCAAGCACGTCAATGACGTCAACGCGATGTATATCGCCAACCAAAAAGGCATTCATGTCAACGAACACAAGTCGACCGAATCCCGCGGCTTTACCAATCTCATTACTGTCGAAGTGAAAACGCAGAGCGGCACAAGGAAAGCATCCGGTACGCTTTTAAACGGGCAAGGTGCACGCATCGTCAAAGTGGACGATTACATCGTCGACTTCCTGCCGAACGGCCACCTGTTGTTCATCCGCCATAATGACCGTCCAGGCGTCATCGGCCGTGTCGGTACATTGCTCGGGGCAGAAGACATCAATATCGCGACGATGCAGGTAGGACGATCGAATGCCGGCGGCGATGCCATCATGATGTTGTCGATCGACAAGCATGCCGATCCGGAAGATTTGGAAGAATTGAAGAAACTCGAAGAAATCGAAAGCGTTACGGCGATCGATCTGTAA
- a CDS encoding pyridoxal-phosphate-dependent aminotransferase family protein has product MLTDQQILRIPGPTPIPPSVGRAMAQPMIGHRGESTYSLIRDIRPKLKKVFGTKEEVMILTGSGTSALESAVVNTVAPGEEVMVLVTGAFGERFAKICQAYGITTHVFNVEWGQAVDPEAVKNFLGEHPDIRVIFSTFCETSTGVLNPIKELAETVKQVSDALIVVDGVSCVAGTETEMDKRGIDVVITGSQKAFMLPAGLAFIAASKRAWKKIEANPQPRFYLDLKKHRDNIEKDTTPFTPAISILYGLQQVLNLLEEEGLENVYRRHRLMRDMTRAAFKALNVRLLTSDEDASPTVTAVYPENFDAEKFRKVLKEEFAIEFAGGQQHLAKSIFRIGHMGYCSPAEVLQALAASEVVLKKLGQDITLGAGIAAAQQVFLEGKDK; this is encoded by the coding sequence ATGCTGACAGACCAACAAATTTTGCGAATTCCAGGACCGACACCGATTCCGCCAAGTGTAGGGCGTGCCATGGCACAACCGATGATCGGGCATCGCGGGGAAAGCACGTATTCATTGATCAGAGATATCCGCCCGAAATTGAAAAAAGTATTTGGCACAAAAGAAGAAGTGATGATTTTGACAGGCAGCGGAACTTCCGCGCTGGAAAGTGCAGTCGTCAATACGGTGGCGCCAGGCGAAGAAGTAATGGTACTGGTCACCGGTGCCTTCGGCGAGCGTTTCGCTAAAATCTGCCAAGCCTACGGAATCACGACACATGTGTTCAACGTGGAATGGGGACAAGCGGTGGATCCGGAAGCCGTGAAAAACTTCCTTGGGGAGCATCCGGACATTCGCGTCATTTTCTCTACGTTCTGTGAAACCTCAACTGGCGTCCTGAACCCGATCAAAGAACTTGCCGAGACGGTAAAACAAGTATCGGACGCGCTGATCGTCGTTGACGGTGTTTCATGCGTAGCGGGTACAGAGACGGAAATGGACAAACGGGGCATCGATGTTGTCATCACCGGTTCCCAAAAAGCGTTCATGCTGCCGGCGGGTCTCGCATTCATCGCAGCGAGCAAACGGGCATGGAAAAAAATCGAAGCCAATCCGCAGCCGCGCTTTTATTTGGATTTGAAAAAGCACCGCGACAATATCGAAAAAGACACGACGCCGTTTACACCGGCCATCTCCATTCTTTACGGCTTGCAGCAAGTGCTGAATTTATTGGAGGAAGAAGGGCTGGAGAACGTTTACCGCCGGCACCGCTTGATGCGCGATATGACACGCGCGGCATTCAAAGCGCTGAACGTCCGTTTGCTGACAAGCGATGAGGATGCATCGCCGACCGTTACCGCTGTGTATCCGGAAAATTTTGACGCAGAAAAGTTCCGTAAAGTGCTGAAAGAAGAGTTTGCCATTGAATTTGCGGGCGGCCAGCAGCATCTCGCGAAGAGCATCTTCCGCATAGGGCATATGGGTTATTGCTCTCCAGCGGAAGTGCTGCAGGCGCTTGCCGCATCGGAAGTCGTCTTGAAAAAGCTTGGACAAGACATCACGCTTGGCGCAGGCATCGCAGCCGCGCAGCAAGTCTTTTTAGAAGGGAAGGATAAATAA
- a CDS encoding glycosyltransferase family 2 protein, with translation MKLISIIVPAFNEEANIASMYKTLVQELEPLPYLYEIMFINDGSSDGTLDEILKLANEHETVKYISLSRNFGKESAMFAGMKRIKGDAAILMDSDMQHPPTLICEMIQGYEEGFHQVVAKRSRKGDSKLRSALSSLYYKVVNSVTDVSFEDGEGDFRLLSRKAINSILSLSESNRFSKGIYSWIGLSKKTISYENVVRAEGDSKWSFASLVNYGIDGIISFNMKPLRICFYTGFLVLFLSLLYIAFTFYQIMVRGVIAPGYFTTITAILLLGGIQLISLGVIGEYVGRIYNETKQRPHFLVDMSNVDEYDES, from the coding sequence ATGAAGCTGATCTCTATTATTGTGCCAGCTTTCAACGAAGAAGCGAACATCGCTTCGATGTACAAGACTTTGGTGCAAGAACTTGAGCCGCTTCCTTATCTGTATGAAATCATGTTTATCAATGACGGCAGCAGTGACGGAACTTTAGATGAAATACTCAAACTCGCCAACGAACACGAAACCGTAAAATATATTTCTCTGTCCCGTAATTTCGGGAAGGAGTCCGCTATGTTTGCAGGGATGAAACGAATCAAAGGAGACGCTGCCATCCTGATGGATAGCGATATGCAGCACCCGCCCACGCTCATCTGCGAAATGATCCAAGGCTACGAAGAAGGCTTCCATCAAGTCGTCGCCAAACGTTCTCGCAAAGGAGATTCGAAACTGCGCAGCGCATTGTCTTCCCTATACTATAAAGTGGTCAATTCCGTAACCGATGTCAGCTTCGAAGATGGCGAAGGCGATTTCCGTTTGCTGAGCCGCAAAGCCATCAATTCCATCTTGTCGCTTAGCGAGAGCAACCGCTTTTCCAAAGGCATCTACTCTTGGATCGGCCTCAGCAAGAAAACCATCAGCTATGAAAACGTCGTGCGCGCAGAAGGCGATTCCAAATGGTCCTTCGCAAGCCTCGTCAATTATGGCATCGACGGCATCATTTCATTCAATATGAAACCCTTGCGCATCTGTTTTTACACGGGATTTCTCGTATTGTTCCTGTCCTTGCTCTATATCGCTTTTACGTTTTATCAAATCATGGTACGGGGCGTCATCGCGCCTGGTTATTTCACGACCATCACGGCGATCTTGCTGCTTGGCGGCATTCAATTGATAAGCCTTGGCGTCATCGGCGAATATGTCGGGCGCATCTATAACGAGACGAAGCAGCGGCCCCATTTCTTGGTCGACATGAGCAATGTGGATGAATACGATGAATCTTAG
- a CDS encoding GtrA family protein, which produces MNLRRLNTEFTRFVFVGVVNTLSYYSIYLFLHNMLDWAYMLSHIIGFLISLNISFFLNTYVTYRVKPTLKKYLYFPLTQVVNMSVSTFLIFIFVEFLHINSNIAPFAAVIFTIPVTFVVSGKILKAPAQSK; this is translated from the coding sequence ATGAATCTTAGGCGCCTGAATACGGAGTTTACCCGCTTTGTTTTTGTTGGGGTCGTCAACACGCTCAGCTATTACTCCATCTACCTGTTTTTGCATAACATGCTCGATTGGGCCTATATGCTATCCCATATTATCGGATTCTTGATCAGCTTAAACATTTCGTTTTTCTTGAACACTTACGTAACGTATCGCGTAAAACCGACATTGAAGAAGTATTTGTATTTTCCGCTGACACAAGTCGTGAACATGTCAGTTTCCACATTCCTGATCTTCATATTCGTGGAATTCCTTCATATCAACAGCAATATCGCGCCCTTTGCTGCAGTGATTTTCACCATTCCCGTGACCTTTGTCGTTTCGGGAAAAATCCTGAAAGCGCCGGCGCAATCCAAATAA
- a CDS encoding YfhO family protein — MRSFRPYLLLTVAFLAMAIIGHGVFLFQWTQNQFMAGPNDGLAQMMPFKQLLYDHYTQGEFFYSFDFGLGAGIFSELSYYFSTSFVYISTLVIVYLLDSLQLIGDPDVLFWANASVFISIARLTIVLIVTYTLFRYMRISRLSALVGASIYGISGMYFRHAAFWEFFADAFIWLPLLIFGTEKIFREQKPGWFMFAIAISMIDNFYFAYINFLLAGIYILFRLFIPLEKTETKWKKAIALFLIAGLIGAGMSMVSFIPSVYAFLNNHRPAFQQDILWFEETENLLFMSRYILLPAMFMLFLFIPALYKLQRFRLFALIGILTIVLYHSPMVGSIFNGFSAPQHRWEYFMSFVAAGAIASGLDHFHKLRLKDVAPAAILTALLYGWFAWRDEALEFTTLYPRLALAGLVLTLAAALAATAIRQRSQKPLLAAVLLALVLATANVYQIEKLLDNADIADVDEALITGEDYDNAEVRALIDEIQGRETSEMYRIDWMEGVRNNTPIVQGFQGLSAYSSILNKNLLYFYLYDLEIDMQRESVSRYATLGNRSNLHSLLQGNYAIRERDDPNVPYGFRKFAATDNFIAYQNRYPLPFARPAFQVYQESQLADEPPLLREHAMLSGIVLDETAETEPLPDRFPGEAEYEIEEMGANYEDGVLDISEETGGIDLLLDEAPEEGDLYISFHLENTAADQGFPLEINEYQTTRKSNQSIYKTFVDDLTIRVEAAQKIKIRMPEGTYKLTDIEIVKEPYALLREQNALADRTTNLKIDGSQVDVTYDNQDGAPYLNLSIPYERGWQATINDEPVDVLKANYAFLAVPLEDGMNKIELRYRPPFFLPSLFISILSLVIGLFWLRRRKSSEAREYKPKDTMTN; from the coding sequence ATGCGTTCTTTTCGTCCCTATCTTCTACTGACAGTTGCATTTTTAGCCATGGCCATCATCGGCCATGGCGTCTTTCTGTTTCAATGGACCCAAAACCAGTTCATGGCCGGACCCAATGACGGCCTCGCCCAGATGATGCCGTTCAAGCAATTGCTTTATGACCACTATACGCAAGGCGAATTCTTCTATTCCTTTGATTTTGGGCTTGGGGCTGGTATTTTCAGCGAGCTGTCGTATTATTTTTCCACGTCTTTCGTGTATATCTCGACACTCGTGATTGTCTATTTACTCGACTCCCTCCAATTGATTGGTGATCCGGATGTCCTGTTTTGGGCCAATGCTTCCGTGTTCATCAGCATCGCCCGGTTGACGATCGTACTGATCGTCACTTATACATTGTTCCGCTATATGCGCATTTCACGCTTATCGGCATTAGTCGGGGCAAGCATCTATGGCATCTCGGGAATGTACTTCCGCCACGCGGCTTTTTGGGAGTTTTTTGCGGATGCGTTCATCTGGCTGCCCTTGCTGATTTTCGGCACGGAAAAAATCTTCCGCGAACAAAAGCCGGGCTGGTTTATGTTTGCGATCGCGATTTCGATGATTGACAATTTCTATTTCGCTTATATTAACTTCCTCTTGGCAGGCATCTATATTTTATTCCGCTTGTTCATCCCGCTTGAAAAAACGGAAACGAAATGGAAAAAGGCCATTGCATTGTTCTTGATTGCCGGGTTGATCGGCGCGGGCATGTCCATGGTGTCGTTTATCCCTTCTGTCTATGCGTTCTTGAACAACCATCGACCAGCGTTCCAGCAGGACATTCTGTGGTTCGAGGAAACGGAGAATCTCCTTTTCATGAGCCGTTATATCTTATTGCCGGCCATGTTCATGCTATTCCTCTTCATTCCAGCGCTGTATAAGCTTCAGCGTTTCCGTCTTTTTGCATTGATCGGCATCCTGACGATCGTCTTGTATCACAGTCCGATGGTTGGCAGTATTTTCAACGGGTTTTCTGCACCCCAGCACCGCTGGGAATACTTTATGTCATTTGTGGCTGCAGGCGCCATTGCCAGCGGCTTGGATCATTTTCATAAGCTGCGCTTGAAAGATGTTGCCCCGGCTGCGATTTTGACTGCTCTTCTTTATGGATGGTTCGCTTGGCGGGATGAAGCACTTGAATTCACCACGCTGTATCCCCGCTTGGCACTGGCCGGTCTCGTACTGACCTTGGCAGCCGCTTTGGCAGCTACGGCCATTCGGCAGCGATCGCAAAAACCGCTGCTGGCTGCTGTGCTGCTGGCTTTGGTGTTGGCAACCGCCAATGTCTACCAAATCGAAAAATTGCTGGATAACGCCGATATCGCGGATGTCGATGAGGCTTTAATTACCGGAGAAGATTACGACAACGCGGAAGTTCGTGCGTTGATCGACGAAATCCAAGGACGCGAAACGAGCGAAATGTACCGCATCGACTGGATGGAAGGCGTCCGCAACAATACGCCGATCGTCCAAGGCTTCCAAGGGCTCAGCGCCTATTCCAGCATCTTGAACAAAAACTTGCTGTACTTCTATTTATACGATTTGGAGATCGACATGCAGCGGGAAAGCGTCAGCCGCTATGCGACACTCGGCAACCGCAGCAATCTCCACAGTCTCTTGCAAGGCAATTATGCGATACGGGAACGGGACGATCCGAATGTGCCATACGGTTTCCGCAAATTTGCCGCTACCGATAATTTCATCGCTTATCAAAATCGCTACCCACTGCCTTTCGCACGGCCGGCTTTCCAGGTCTATCAAGAGTCCCAGCTAGCGGATGAGCCGCCGTTGCTGCGTGAACACGCCATGCTCAGTGGAATCGTTTTGGATGAAACGGCTGAAACCGAACCGCTTCCCGACCGCTTCCCGGGAGAAGCTGAGTACGAAATCGAAGAAATGGGCGCGAATTATGAAGACGGCGTGCTTGATATTTCCGAGGAAACCGGCGGAATTGATTTGCTGCTCGATGAAGCTCCGGAAGAAGGCGATTTGTATATCTCTTTCCATCTGGAAAATACAGCAGCAGACCAGGGCTTCCCGCTCGAAATCAATGAATATCAGACGACACGCAAGTCCAATCAGTCGATTTACAAGACCTTCGTCGACGATTTGACAATCCGTGTCGAGGCTGCTCAAAAAATCAAAATCCGCATGCCTGAAGGAACATATAAACTGACGGATATTGAAATTGTGAAAGAACCTTATGCCCTTTTAAGAGAGCAAAATGCTTTGGCAGACCGCACGACCAATTTGAAAATTGACGGCAGCCAAGTTGATGTCACTTACGATAATCAAGACGGTGCCCCTTACCTCAATTTATCGATTCCTTACGAAAGAGGTTGGCAGGCGACCATCAATGATGAACCGGTTGATGTACTAAAAGCCAATTATGCGTTTTTAGCCGTTCCGCTCGAGGACGGAATGAACAAAATTGAGCTCCGTTATCGCCCGCCATTCTTTTTGCCTTCCCTGTTCATCAGTATATTATCGCTCGTCATCGGCCTGTTTTGGCTGCGCCGGCGAAAAAGCAGCGAAGCCCGTGAATATAAGCCAAAAGACACCATGACGAATTGA
- a CDS encoding superoxide dismutase family protein, producing the protein MRSWLMLMLLGLLLLLAACGDDTTEPPTETDGAEPQEEEVEEQEGEPQDGSGGESEGDADVQLLTVEFLNADGDATGTAELTQEDNGVMVTLNVEGLEPGMHGIHFHEEGMCEAPDFESAGGHFNPTGASHGIDNPEGPHAGDLPNIEVADDGTSTDELTAEEVTLQIGEDNSLLKEGGTALVIHASEDDGQTDPSGDSGERVACGVVTAEN; encoded by the coding sequence ATGAGATCATGGTTGATGCTTATGCTTTTAGGCCTTTTATTGCTGCTGGCGGCATGCGGTGACGACACAACAGAACCTCCAACGGAAACGGATGGAGCCGAACCGCAAGAGGAGGAAGTGGAAGAACAAGAAGGTGAGCCACAGGATGGGTCAGGAGGCGAATCAGAAGGTGATGCTGATGTTCAATTGCTGACGGTTGAATTCCTGAATGCAGACGGTGATGCTACCGGTACTGCTGAATTGACACAAGAGGATAACGGGGTCATGGTCACATTGAATGTGGAAGGATTGGAGCCTGGCATGCACGGCATCCATTTCCATGAAGAAGGAATGTGCGAAGCGCCTGATTTTGAATCAGCAGGCGGGCATTTCAACCCGACCGGCGCAAGCCACGGAATTGATAATCCCGAGGGTCCTCATGCCGGCGACCTTCCGAATATCGAAGTTGCCGATGATGGCACGTCAACGGACGAACTGACAGCCGAAGAGGTCACTTTGCAAATCGGGGAAGATAATTCATTGTTGAAAGAAGGCGGCACAGCGCTCGTCATCCACGCTTCAGAAGATGACGGCCAAACCGATCCTTCCGGTGATTCCGGTGAACGCGTCGCTTGCGGCGTAGTAACAGCCGAAAACTAA